A region from the Paenibacillus humicola genome encodes:
- a CDS encoding RNA polymerase sigma-70 factor — METEQVYALYKPLLFSLAYRMLGSVQDAEDMVQETFLTLHKSGSDHIHHLKAYLCKIVMNRCLERLRSAKRQREVYVGTWLPEPFVTMAGDDTDPMQAYLQKESVSTAYLLLLQQVSHVERVVFLLREAMQYDYEEIADIVGKSPANCRQIFHRAKRSLRVNHVPKPLGRFDREQAAGLVEQFMRALASGDAAQIMKFLSTDAVLFMDGGGKVNVLTQPLLGHIRISRSVAGFLKNFPQSFTYRFALVSGQPGIVIDLEGKTWSVLSFKVLDGRIADLYFVVNPDKLTQV, encoded by the coding sequence ATGGAAACGGAGCAGGTTTATGCTTTATATAAACCGCTATTGTTCTCCCTTGCTTACCGTATGCTGGGCAGCGTCCAGGATGCGGAAGATATGGTCCAGGAGACCTTTTTAACCTTGCATAAATCGGGTTCCGACCACATTCACCATTTGAAAGCCTACCTGTGCAAAATCGTCATGAACCGCTGTCTCGAACGGCTTCGTTCCGCGAAGAGGCAGCGGGAAGTTTACGTCGGGACCTGGCTGCCCGAGCCGTTCGTGACCATGGCGGGCGATGACACCGATCCGATGCAGGCATACTTGCAGAAGGAATCGGTCTCGACCGCTTACTTGCTGCTGCTGCAGCAAGTATCGCATGTGGAGCGGGTCGTGTTCCTGCTGCGCGAAGCGATGCAGTACGATTACGAGGAAATCGCCGACATCGTGGGCAAAAGCCCTGCGAATTGCCGGCAAATCTTTCATCGCGCGAAACGCAGTCTTCGCGTAAACCATGTGCCAAAACCTTTGGGCCGGTTTGACCGCGAGCAGGCCGCCGGCTTGGTGGAGCAATTCATGCGTGCGCTTGCTTCGGGCGACGCGGCACAAATCATGAAATTCCTTTCAACGGATGCGGTACTCTTCATGGATGGCGGCGGCAAAGTAAACGTCCTGACGCAGCCCCTTCTGGGGCACATCCGAATTTCCCGCAGCGTGGCGGGCTTCTTGAAAAATTTCCCCCAAAGCTTCACCTACCGGTTTGCCTTGGTTAGCGGGCAACCCGGAATCGTCATCGATCTGGAAGGGAAAACGTGGTCGGTTCTTTCCTTTAAAGTTCTGGACGGCCGCATCGCGGATCTCTACTTTGTTGTCAATCCGGATAAATTGACACAGGTATAG